In one Nicotiana sylvestris chromosome 8, ASM39365v2, whole genome shotgun sequence genomic region, the following are encoded:
- the LOC138875391 gene encoding uncharacterized protein, translated as MAYLTKRFRVRRNGEMLKRGSSSKPKNYDLCHKCGNPRHFIKDFPLLKQEFSKNNSEKAAKRNAVPFKDLKRKRSTNNVMKQALAVWGDSSGESEDETDVGDSSMIEVKGEENEYDSTFALMVQSDDDEDDDNKEVNFRDAQRNLKSYSPKKLISLASILIDTYHSLVEDRDSLTVELGEAKQTRDDLVAVVIDHKETIETLKEERNDFLGVIADLRNGKEIASVEHIRLENELRAMRTRMCDEIEKNKNLQTDLERVKNDLEKFLKWSWSLEAITAIYANNGGNSGICGKRYKNMYVADFESLQSGELSCLKGIDDDAELWHASFSLLNKLIQKDLVHGRPMSKFKVQTICDVCARGKHVKSSFKSKRDVSTSKPLELLHIDICGPLRVQSRGGKRHIFVIVDDYSRFTWTMFLRTKDETFEVFLAFVKKIQSVEEDQDGEPLLVPGEVIDMTNGKADIMSQVKELSEDNTTSSSMEPGTSITITEAVERVVDAVQDTPLAPERTQENQPNVPTFTLNEPPTSNWRHKSSYPLDNITTPLDFGVQTRSKSKYSLDFSAFLSQIEPQNIKEDLKDADWITAMQDELHQFERNNVGDLVYVDYNFFGATTDSLCKEYAKLMGNKRPGMIAKKNFKTVYDSQGVGLLAEIFDKLIKGIEFQKEKTPYNPHSKYVIVPDNWLFDDDWKTWLKGLEDASLSLLEILMKKNLVHGLSNSKFKNTEHAIPMGMLSRSEKREAVHKGNVYQSEMHQRTLEKARHVFSMGLHARFQSNPEESHLKAVKRILRYFKGRQNLVLYYTSSDNFNFIDYADTDYAGYLVDRKGTSGVAHYLESCMPHDVLIHCGSSKKLEDFGVYIDCVPLLCVNTSALNMAKNPVLHKKTKHTDVRHHFLKDNVEKGLICIRFCCTEDQIADIFTKL; from the exons atggcttacttaaccaaaaggtttcgagtcagaagaaatggagaaatgctaAAAAGGGGCAGCTCTAGCAAACCAAAAAACTATGATCTCTGTCATAAGTGTGGAAATCCTAGACACTTCATCAAAGACTTtcctctcttgaagcaagaattctccaagaacaACTCTGAAAAAGCAGCTAAGAGGAATGCGGTTCCTTTCAAGGACCTCAAAAGAAAAAGATCTACTAACAATGTAATGAAACAGGCTCTTGCAGTATGGGGAGATTCCTCTGgtgagtctgaagatgaaactgatgttggtgatagttccatgatAGAAGTTAAAGGTGAGGAAAATGAATATGACTCAACCTTTGCTTTGATGGtccaatcagatgatgatgaagacgatgacaacaaggaggtaaatttcagggatgctCAGAGAAATTTGAAATCCTACTCTCCTAAGAAGCTCATATCTTTAGCTAGTATATTGATTGATACCtatcatagtcttgtggaggataggGATTCCTTGACCGTAGAACTAGGAGAAGCTAAACAAACTAGAGATGACTTAGTGGCTGTAGTTATTGACCATAAGGAAACAATTGAAACattgaaagaagaaagaaatgatTTCCTGGGAGTAATTGCAGACCTAAG AAATGGAAAAGAGATAGCTAGTGtggaacacattaggcttgaaaatgagttgaGAGCTATGAGAACTAGGATGTGTGatgaaattgagaaaaacaagAACCTACAAACTGAtctggaaagagtaaaaaatgatcttgaaaagttcCTAAAGTGGAGCTGGTCCTTAGAAGCTATCACTGCCATATACGCTAATAATGGTGGAAACAG TGGTATTTGTGGCAAGAGATACAAGAACATGtatgttgctgattttgagtccttacaaagtggtgaaCTGAGTTGTCTAAAAGgcattgatgatgatgctgaactgtGGCACGCAAGCTTTTCacttctgaacaaactaattcagaaggacttGGTCCATGGTCGGCCCATGTCAAAGTTCAAGGTGCAAACAATTTGTGATGtctgtgctagaggaaaacatgtgaagtcctcctTTAAGTCTAAAAGGGATGTGAGCACTTCAAAGCCACTTGAGCTTTTGCATATAGACATATGTGGTCCTTTGAGAGTACAAAGTAGAGGAGGAAAAAGACACATCTtcgtgatagtggatgactactccagattcacatggactatgtttcttagaactaaagatgaaacctttgaagTGTTTTTGgcatttgtgaagaaaatccag AGTGTtgaagaagatcaagatggagaacccttactagtccctggtgaagtcattgacatgacaaatggaaaggcagaCATTATGAGCCAAGTAAAAGAGCTGAGTGAAGACAACACTACCTCATCTTCAATGGAACCAGGTACTTCAATTACAATCACTGAAGCTgtagaaagagtggttgatgcagttcaggaTACTCCACTAGCACCTGAGAGAACACAGGAAAACCAGCCAAATGTACCCACATTCACTCTAAATGAGCCTCCAACGTCTAACTGGAGACATAAAAGCTCttatcctcttgacaacataacTACACCTCTAGATTTTGGAGTACAAACTAGGTCAAAATCAAAATATTCACTTGAtttctcagcctttctctcccaaATAGAGCCCCAGAATATTAAGGAAGActtgaaagatgcagattggattacagccatgcaagacgAGTTACACCAGTTTGAAAGGAACAATGTCGGGGACCTG gtctatgttgatTATAACTTTTTTGGGGCAACAACTGATTCTCTGTGTAAAGAAtatgcaaaactcatgggaa ATAAAAGACCAGGAATGATAGCAAAAA AGAATTTTAAAACTGTTTATGATTCTCAGGGAGTTGGGCTACTGGCTGAGATTTTTGACAAGTTAATTAag GGAATAGAGttccaaaaggagaaaactccttaTAACCCTCACAGCAAGTACGTCATAGTTCCTGATAACTGGCTGT TTGATGATGATTGGAAGACTTGGCTTAAAGGATTGGAGGATGCTAGTCTCTCACTTCTAGAGATATTGATGAAGAAGAACCTGGTCCATGGTTTGTCAAATTCAAAGTTCAAGAACACAGAGCATGCAATTCCTATGGGAATGTTGAGCAGGAGTGAAAAGAG AGAAGCTGTCCATAAAGGGAACGTATATCAGTCAGAAATGCATCAAAGAACTCTTGAAAAG GCCAGACATGTATTCAGTATGGGATTACATGCAAGGTTCCAATCAAATCCtgaggaatctcatctgaaggctgTTAAGAGAATTCTGAGATATTTTAAGGGTAGACAGAACCTGGTTCTATACTATACTTCAAGTGATAATTTCAACTTTATTGATTATGCTGACACTGATTACGCAGGTTATCTGGTGGACAGGAAAGGCACATCTGGAGTGGCTCATTACCTTGAATCATGTATGCCTCATGATGTGCTCATTCACTGTGGATCAAGCAAAAAATTGGAAGATTTTGGTGTATACATTGATTGTGTACCGCTTCTATGTGTCAACACCAGTGCTCTCAATATGGCAAAAAACCCGGTTCTACACAAGAAAACTAAGCACACTGATGTTAGACACCATTTTCTCAAGGATAATGTGGAAAAGGGTCTTATTTGTATAAGATTTTGTTGCACGGAAGATCAGATTGCAGATATCTTTACAAAGCTCTGA